In the Methanobrevibacter sp. genome, TAAAAAATATGAAAAGTTAACTGATTTTTAAAAATCAGATATAACTAGTATCTTTTTTTCTGAAGTGTGCTTGTGGGTGATCGCATAATGGACAGACTTCAGGAGCGTCTTTTCCAATATGGATATATCCGCAATTATTGCATTTCCATGCAATTTCTTCATCTTTTTTAAAGACTTTTCCTGCATTTATCTTATCAGACAATGCATTATATCTATCTTCGTGTGCCTTTTCAGTAGCACCAGCTGCATCGAACAATGCTGCAATATCATCGAAACCTTCTGCGCGTGCAGTTTCTGCAAATTCCTTGTACATCTCAGTCCATTCATAATGCTCTCCAGCTGCAGCATCTGCAAGATTGGTTAAGGTGTCAGGTACTTTGCCGTCATGCAAAAGCTTAAACCAGATTTTAGCATGTTCCTTTTCATTGTCAGATGACTCCTGGAAAATGTCCTTGATTTCAACATAACCATCTTTTTTAGCTTGTGAAGCATAGAATTCATATTTTACGCGTGCTTGAGATTCGCCACCAAGAGCTGCCTTTAGGTTTTCTTCAGTTTTGGTTCCTTTTAAATCTGCCATAATAATCTCCCCTAACTTAAAATTTAGTTCAATAACATATTACTTTTGAAATATTCTTTTTAGATTCGAAAGATTTAATTTACAAAATTGATTTGTGCCTCACTGATCAATGGATAAATAATCAAACTGTCACCATCAAGATTCTCCTTATTCAAGTCTACAGCGGTAATTTGATGATTATCATAGGTTTTATAATACAAAATACCCTTATCTGTATTGTAGCAAGATGAGTAAATTGTATACTCATACAAATCAGGATCATCAATGAATGTCAATCCTTTCTGCTGTTCAACAGAACCTAAGATATGGAAGAACTGTGAAACGCTTTCAGCTTCACTGTCACCGGAAAATGAATTTTCCTTAGTGAAAGCAACCTTTACAAAACGGGACGCTGAAGACAAATCCCCAGGAAGCCCAATTGCACCCATGCCTCTGCTATAGGTATCCAAATCAAGATCTTTTGCGAAGGTATTTTCAGGTGTCTTGACAGACAGATTCCTGTAATTGTTTAAATTAAACAATTGCATATCAAAGGTAGGATTATTGGTTAAAACGCCAACAGGATTATCATAAACCTTTAAACCATTTTCCAAAGGTTCAACGATTATTGAAGAATTCCTATCAGATATCATCCAATGAAGTGGAGACAAAGGCAATTCCTCTGAGAAATTAATATTCACCATATTAAGATCCTTGAGCAACTCCTTAACATCCTCTACCGACTCCGATTGAGACAGCAAATAAGGAATGAATTCAAATGGTGTTACATTTACCATTCCCTCCTCATATTCCCTATAAATGGCATTGCCTGCAAAGTTAAGACCTGCTATTGCAACTCCCTTTTCATTACAAGCATCATAATATAAAGGATAAGCGTCAACACCTGCAGCAATTCCAATTATAGCGTGATGAGATTTTATCTCATCAATTTTCTTAAATTCAAATTCGTAGTTCCTTGGAGTTATACAAACTCTTTCAAAATATGAAATTTCATAGTCGAAATTTCTGCCAAAATAATGGCCCCTTGTTAAATATTCGCTTGCAGTACACATAAGATTTTATATATCACTTATCCTTATTAAGTGTTTTGTTTTGTTTAGAAAAATTAGAAAATAATATAACAAACCAATAAGTTTTTTAATAAATATTAGAAAAAAATTTAATATTTTAAAAAAAAGTTGAACAATTAATTAATTACAATACATTATTTTTACTATTTTACCATTTAAACATGCAAAAATAAACAAAAATAGAAAGGTAGCATTCAAGAGATAAAAACTTAAAAAAAAAGATAAAAAACTTAAAAAAAGATAAAAAAGATAATAATAAGAGAATATTTCCCTTATTAAAAAAACTATTATTCATCAAAGAATGGTTGTGGCAATGCACAAGCATCGTTTCCTTTAGCTAAGTATGAGTATACTAAAGCTGCAAGGACTGCACCTACTATTGGTCCAATTAAATAAATTGGGAAGTAAGCCCAGAAATTGGTACCGCCAAGCAAGACATCCATTAAGTAAGGACCAAAGGTACGTGCTGGGTTAATGGATGCACCAGTGAATGCACCAAGTACAACGATTACAGTAGCTACAGTCATACCAATGGAAATTCCCGCAAATCCAGGTTCTGCCTTTTCGTCAACTGCAACACCCATAACTACAAGCATTAAGAAGAAAGTACCAATACATTCAGCAATCATAGCTTGAATATAGCTTACTCCAAGTCCAGGAGCAGTAGCACCTAATCCTCCAATGGTTACAGCAGGAGCACCTAAACAGACGAATAACAATAAACTGCCTAAACATGCACCGATTACTTGAGCTATGATGTAGTAAACACTGTCAATTAATGAAATGTTTTTGCTTACAAGCAATCCAATGGTCACTGCTGGGTTTAAATGTGCACCAGATATTTTACCAAATACATAAATACAAGCCATTACAGTTAAACCAAATGCTAATGCAATAGCTATCCAGTCTCCAAGACCGCCGAGCAATCCAATGCCAGCAGCCCCAGGAGTAACGCTATCAGAAATCAATAAAGTTACAACAGCAGCCCCGGTACCAATGAATACTAATAGGAAGGTACCTATGAGCTCTGCAATGAATTTTTTTCCAATATTACAAGAAGCCATAATTTCTCTCCATAATTAATTTTATTAAATTCTTATAATTTTTATAAGCATGAAAATTTTTAATTAAGATAAGAGTAACTTAATTAGATTTTAAGAAAAAAAATAAAGTTAATTTAAAAATTAAATTAACTTTTTAAATAGTTTAAATCTATACAGATTCTCTCCATTGACAGTATTCGTGTTTTGCATCAATCATACATGCAGCACAGTTTTTACAGCCTCTTACTGGAGAACCAGGAGCTTCCTTATTAAGTGCAATGATGTTTGTCATCATGGTTGCAGTTACAGGTTCTGGAGTAAGTAAGCATGGGTAGTCTGAAAGTCTCATTAATGAGGAGAATCTTACTGTAATACCACAAGCAGGGTAAGTGTATCTTTGTGGGTTCATGAGAACTTCATTATCAGCAATTGGTGATAAGTCAACATCAAATCCTGCAACTTTAGGTACAAGATCAATTTTTTGACTGCTTCTAGATTTTCTAGCTGCACTTATTGCATTGTAACCTCTGAAAATCATGTCCATAAAGTCACAGTTGTGTAATTCTGCAGCTGCGCCTCTGGTAGGATATTGCTGTACGAAGTTGTGGAATCTTTTAGTTAATAAATCCACTACCATAGGAGCGTTGAATCCGTCTAATTCAAGAATGTATTCTGCAGAACATGCAGTTGAACCAGTTGCTAATGATAATACATTGTAAGGACTTGTGAAATTGTCAATGTTAGATTTTAAGCTTGCTTCCATAACTTTTGCAGTTGCTTGGATAACTGCTAAGATTACGTCATCTTTACACATGTTGTAGCTTGCTTGACCAATGTGGTGACCAATATCACCTACACAATATGCAGGTACAGTAACAATGTTACCGTAGTGTACTCCATCATCCATTGCAGCTTTTACAACAGCTCTCATTTCTTTTTTGTATCCTTCCATAAATGCTCTTACATCAAATGATGAGTGTCCTGCATCATCCATTAATTTGCCTTGACCTTCTATAGGTTCTTTGTAGATCATTTGCAATGCAGCAATTTCCTTTTCGGTTGCTTCTGCAGCAGTTGCACCAGCTTCAATAGCGTTTGCAAAAGCATCTCCAATACCATAGGAAGTGTTCATACCCCATGATTTTGCAGAAAGAATAGCTTGTTTGTGCATTACTGGAATGTCAATGGTTTGCAAGATTTGGTTTACAACATTGGAAGTACTTCCAGGCATTAAAGCAAAGTCCACTACACAGGTAGGACCATAGAAACCGCCATATCTGCGGATAGATTCTTTTGCAACCAATGCTTCATTGTCAGCAATAGCTTGAATGAATACGCCCATGCTGTCTGCAAATTCACCATCTTCCTCACATAAGATTTCAAGTACAGGAGGAGTTTGGTAATGTTCAATGAATGGATCGTCTTCTGGTCTGATGGTTTCAGTTACAGAAGTCAATACCTTGTAATGGCTTTCTACAGATTTTTTGTGTAAGTCAATTACAGATTCTGCTTGGCCGTCTGCACAGGTCATTCCTGCTACAGCGTCAGCATAAGGTTTTGCATCAACAATTTTAAAGTCATTGTATCTATTTGCGCTAATTACATCAATATCTGCTTGGAGAGCAGCTACTGATTCATTAATCATTTTTTCATATAATTCTTTCATCATAACACCACATTATATAAAAAATTCTACCACAAATGTTTATTTTTATTTAAAAGGTTAAATTAAATTAGCTTATTTTAAAAAGTTAAATTAAATTAATTAATTCAAGAGGTTAAATTAAATTAATTCATTTAATATGTTAAATTAAAATAAACGCATTTAAGATTAAGATTATGCTTAAAAATAGATTAAAAATATTTAAATTAAATAAAAATAAAAATTTATCTTTATTTTAATGAAATATTGAATAAAAATCTATTATGTATAATCTTCTCTTATATAATAATTAATTAAATAAATATATATAATTTTTGAAATGATTCTCAAAATACTCAAATGGGTGATTCTAAACAAAATAAGAAAAAATATTAGGGTAATCAAAAATAATTGTAAAATTAAATAGAATTAAATAGAATAAAATGAAATTAAATAGAAAAAATAGGATAAAAAAGTGAAAAATAGAATAAATAAAAAAGTTGAAACTTCAAGAAATGAAGCCTCAAAAAGGATTAAAATTGAATAGATCTAAAGATTACTTATGCAATGTATTTCTTTAAATCTTCAACCTTATCGGTTTTCTCCCATGGAAGACCTTCAATTCCAAAGTGACCATATTTAGCTGTTTGTTTATATTTGGTAGATCTTAAATTCAAGGTTTCAATGATTCCATCAGGAGTCAATTTAAAGTTTTCACGAACAATTTCATCCATGGATTTTGTGGTAGGGACTTCAGTTCCATAAGTGTCTACCATAACTGAAGTTGGCTCAGCAACTCCAATTGCATAGGATATCTGAATCTCACATTTTTCTGCAAGTCCGCTTGCTACAATATTTTTAGCAATGTATCTTGCCATATAGCATGCACTTCTATCCACTTTAGTGCAGTCTTTACCTGAAAATGCTCCACCACCGTGTCTTGCATATCCTCCGTAGGTATCCACAATGATTTTACGTCCAGTCAATCCTGCATCACCATGAGGACCGCCTATTTCAAAAACACCTGTAGGATTGATGTGCTCTTTAGTGTTTTCTGTCATTAATTCCTGTGGAATAACTGCCTTGAAGAGCTTTTCACGTATATCTGCCTTAAGCTGTTCCTGATTATTTGACATTGTCTCATCATGCTGAGTTGAAAGAACAACTGCATCCAATGAAATTACATTTCCATCCTTATCGTAGTTTACAGATACTTGAGCTTTACCATCAGGCCTTAAGTATGGAATTTCACCGCTTTCACGGAGCTCTGTTAATTTATTAGTAAGCTTACGAGCTAAATCAATTGGGAATGGCATTAAAGAATCAGTTTCATTGGTTGCATAACCGAACATCATACCTTGATCTCCAGCTCCACTTTCTTCACCTTCGCGGTCTACTCCTTGCTTAATGTCTGGAGATTGAGCATGCAATAAACTGACAACTTCACAGTTGTGACCATCAAATTTCAAGTCAGGATTATCATATCCAATTTCAATGATGGTGTCTCTAATGATTCTTTCAATATCAGCCCTAGTAATATTGGCATCTGCTGTAACTTCACCAAATACCATACAAAAATCAGTAGTTACACAGGTTTCACATGCAACATGCGCATGAGGGTCCTGTTCCATAAATGCATCTAAAATTGCATCTGAAATGATATCTGCAACTTTATCAGGATGCCCTTGGGTTACTGATTCAGATGTGAATGTCTTATATATTTCACTCATTTTTTCACCAATTTAATTATCTTTTAATATTTTTCTATTTACTTATATAAATATTTGGCTTTTATTCATATATAATTATATAAAGAACAATCTGATTATTTTGTACCGTATATTCTATCTCCAGCATCTCCAAGACCTGGAACGATATATTTATTCTCATTTAATCCTTTATCAACCACTGCACAATAAATCTGAACATCTGGGTGATTGGTTTCAATTACTTTAATTCCTTCAGGCGCCGCAACAATGCATAAAAACTTTATTTGCTTTACACCATCTGCCTTAAGCTTATCAATGGTTGCTGAAACGCTTCCACCTGTTGCAAGCATAGGATCTATAATCATAGCTATCCTATCTTTAATATCAGATGGCATCTTGTAGTAGTATTCAACAGGCTCAAAGGTTTCTTCATTACGGTAAAGCCCAATATGCCCTACTTTAGCATTAGGAATTACATTGATAATCCCATCAACCATACCCATACCTGCTCTTAAAATAGGTACGACAGCATAATTGTCTTCATTCAGTTGGCCGGTTTGCATCTTTGCCAAAGGAGTTTCAATTTCCACTTCCTCAAGCTTTGCATCCCTAGTAGCTTCATAACATAAAAGAGTGGATATCTCAGTAACAAGCTCTCTAAACTCTTTAGTACCTGTAGTAACACTTCTTAAAATACCTAATTTATGTGTTATCAATGGATGGTTTAAAACAATTTCATTCATATTATGTCCCCATGATTTTTTAGAATATTAATTTTTTAGAATATTAATTATATTTTTGGAATAATTAAGTTAAATAAGTTATTATTTTAATTTCTATAAAATAACAATTAAAAGACGTGAATAAAAAATTTAAAAAAATGTATATAATAATCTGAATAATAAAAATCAAAAAAATTGGAATAAAAAAAGAAAAAAGAAAAAAGAGAAGGAAGTTTATTTAACTTCTGGAACATATTCATTATCTTCTTCTCTTTCTGGAATGATTAAGTTAAGTACTACACCAATGATTGCTGCAAGAGCCATACCAGAAATGGATACTGATAAGTCACCTTGAACAATGGATAAGGTAGCTCCACCTAAACCAAATACTAACATGGTCGCTGCAACAACAATGTTCTTATTGTTATTGAAGTCAACTTTCTCTTGGATTAAGAGTTTTACCCCATTAACTGCAATGAATCCGTAAAGAAGAATTGCTACACCACCAATAACAGGGTTAGGCATAGCTGCAAGAAGTGCAGTTAAATGTCCAGAGAATGCAAAGAGAACAGCAAAGACTGCAGTTAAACCAATAACATAAATTGATGCCACTCTTGTTAAACCTACAACAGAAGTGTTTTCTCCATAGGTAGTGTTTGCAGGACCACCGAGCAATGCTGCAAAGAAGGTAGCAAGACCGTCACCTAAAAGGGTTCTGTTTAAACCAGGGTCTTTAATCAAGTCTCTTCCAATGATTTCTCCCAATACCTTATGGTCCCCTACATGCTCTACCATAGTTACAAGAGCAATTGGAACGATTGTCAAAAGAGCAGCAGTGTTAAAGCTATAGTTGACAAATGGCATGTAGAATTCAGGGACTTCAAATATGCTTGCTGCATAGAATCCAGATAAGTCAACCATACCTAAGCAAGCTGCAACAATATATGAGACTATAATACCAATCAAGAAAGGAATAACCTTCAATACTCCTCTTCCACGAATAGCTATTACAGCAGTTGTCAGGAATGCAACAAGTGCTACAATAAGGTTATTCATTGGAACAACAGCTTGGTCAAGACCGATTTCTTGAATAGCAGTTGGAGCTAAACAAAGACCAATAACCATAATCATAGGCCCTACAATTACAGGAGGCAATAGCTTATTGATCCAATCATTACCAGTTACTGCAATAATGATTGCAATTGCAACGTATACTAAACCTACAACCATTAAAGCTGAGAAAATACTTGATTTACCGCCAATAGCAAATCCTGCAACCATAGGTGCAATAAATGCAAAGGAACTTCCCAGATATACTGGACTTCTATTCCGTGTACAAATTACATAAATAAGTGTACCTATCCCAGAAGTGATTAAAGCTACTGGAACAGACAACACAGGTTCGCCAACAGTAGTGTTTACTACAATCGGTACTAAAATGGTAGCACCAAAAATAGCACATAAACGTTGAAGGGATAATAAGATCCACTCTACAATAGGTGGCTTATCCCATAAATCATAAATCATATCTGCATCATTTTCACTCATTATATCACACAATAATTAGAGAATTAATTGTAATTAATTAATAGGAATTATAAAAAAATAATTAATTCAAAATCATTAATTAATATGTAAGATAAAATAAATTAATTGATTTTTCATTAATTTATTATCATAATATATATTTAGTGCAACACTTATTAAAACTTTATCAAAATAATTTTAATCATAGAGATTATTAATAAAAAATTTGAAAATTTTGTAAAAATAAATAAAAGAAGTGTTAAAAAATGAACAAAAAAATAAGATTAATAAATTCAAATCTGTAAAAATTGAAAAATGTAAAAATAGAAAATAAGAAAAATTAAAAAAATTAAGGATTGAAAAAGCTTAATCGCCACCGACAAAATCATCTAAAGCTTGTCCTGTAAAGTGGAATACATCCCAGTTTTTCTCCTCTGCACCTATAGAGTTA is a window encoding:
- the bsh gene encoding choloylglycine hydrolase — translated: MCTASEYLTRGHYFGRNFDYEISYFERVCITPRNYEFEFKKIDEIKSHHAIIGIAAGVDAYPLYYDACNEKGVAIAGLNFAGNAIYREYEEGMVNVTPFEFIPYLLSQSESVEDVKELLKDLNMVNINFSEELPLSPLHWMISDRNSSIIVEPLENGLKVYDNPVGVLTNNPTFDMQLFNLNNYRNLSVKTPENTFAKDLDLDTYSRGMGAIGLPGDLSSASRFVKVAFTKENSFSGDSEAESVSQFFHILGSVEQQKGLTFIDDPDLYEYTIYSSCYNTDKGILYYKTYDNHQITAVDLNKENLDGDSLIIYPLISEAQINFVN
- the metK gene encoding methionine adenosyltransferase is translated as MSEIYKTFTSESVTQGHPDKVADIISDAILDAFMEQDPHAHVACETCVTTDFCMVFGEVTADANITRADIERIIRDTIIEIGYDNPDLKFDGHNCEVVSLLHAQSPDIKQGVDREGEESGAGDQGMMFGYATNETDSLMPFPIDLARKLTNKLTELRESGEIPYLRPDGKAQVSVNYDKDGNVISLDAVVLSTQHDETMSNNQEQLKADIREKLFKAVIPQELMTENTKEHINPTGVFEIGGPHGDAGLTGRKIIVDTYGGYARHGGGAFSGKDCTKVDRSACYMARYIAKNIVASGLAEKCEIQISYAIGVAEPTSVMVDTYGTEVPTTKSMDEIVRENFKLTPDGIIETLNLRSTKYKQTAKYGHFGIEGLPWEKTDKVEDLKKYIA
- the upp gene encoding uracil phosphoribosyltransferase is translated as MNEIVLNHPLITHKLGILRSVTTGTKEFRELVTEISTLLCYEATRDAKLEEVEIETPLAKMQTGQLNEDNYAVVPILRAGMGMVDGIINVIPNAKVGHIGLYRNEETFEPVEYYYKMPSDIKDRIAMIIDPMLATGGSVSATIDKLKADGVKQIKFLCIVAAPEGIKVIETNHPDVQIYCAVVDKGLNENKYIVPGLGDAGDRIYGTK
- the rbr gene encoding rubrerythrin, with the translated sequence MADLKGTKTEENLKAALGGESQARVKYEFYASQAKKDGYVEIKDIFQESSDNEKEHAKIWFKLLHDGKVPDTLTNLADAAAGEHYEWTEMYKEFAETARAEGFDDIAALFDAAGATEKAHEDRYNALSDKINAGKVFKKDEEIAWKCNNCGYIHIGKDAPEVCPLCDHPQAHFRKKDTSYI
- a CDS encoding MIP/aquaporin family protein — translated: MASCNIGKKFIAELIGTFLLVFIGTGAAVVTLLISDSVTPGAAGIGLLGGLGDWIAIALAFGLTVMACIYVFGKISGAHLNPAVTIGLLVSKNISLIDSVYYIIAQVIGACLGSLLLFVCLGAPAVTIGGLGATAPGLGVSYIQAMIAECIGTFFLMLVVMGVAVDEKAEPGFAGISIGMTVATVIVVLGAFTGASINPARTFGPYLMDVLLGGTNFWAYFPIYLIGPIVGAVLAALVYSYLAKGNDACALPQPFFDE
- a CDS encoding solute carrier family 23 protein; the encoded protein is MSENDADMIYDLWDKPPIVEWILLSLQRLCAIFGATILVPIVVNTTVGEPVLSVPVALITSGIGTLIYVICTRNRSPVYLGSSFAFIAPMVAGFAIGGKSSIFSALMVVGLVYVAIAIIIAVTGNDWINKLLPPVIVGPMIMVIGLCLAPTAIQEIGLDQAVVPMNNLIVALVAFLTTAVIAIRGRGVLKVIPFLIGIIVSYIVAACLGMVDLSGFYAASIFEVPEFYMPFVNYSFNTAALLTIVPIALVTMVEHVGDHKVLGEIIGRDLIKDPGLNRTLLGDGLATFFAALLGGPANTTYGENTSVVGLTRVASIYVIGLTAVFAVLFAFSGHLTALLAAMPNPVIGGVAILLYGFIAVNGVKLLIQEKVDFNNNKNIVVAATMLVFGLGGATLSIVQGDLSVSISGMALAAIIGVVLNLIIPEREEDNEYVPEVK
- a CDS encoding DUF2193 domain-containing protein, with protein sequence MKELYEKMINESVAALQADIDVISANRYNDFKIVDAKPYADAVAGMTCADGQAESVIDLHKKSVESHYKVLTSVTETIRPEDDPFIEHYQTPPVLEILCEEDGEFADSMGVFIQAIADNEALVAKESIRRYGGFYGPTCVVDFALMPGSTSNVVNQILQTIDIPVMHKQAILSAKSWGMNTSYGIGDAFANAIEAGATAAEATEKEIAALQMIYKEPIEGQGKLMDDAGHSSFDVRAFMEGYKKEMRAVVKAAMDDGVHYGNIVTVPAYCVGDIGHHIGQASYNMCKDDVILAVIQATAKVMEASLKSNIDNFTSPYNVLSLATGSTACSAEYILELDGFNAPMVVDLLTKRFHNFVQQYPTRGAAAELHNCDFMDMIFRGYNAISAARKSRSSQKIDLVPKVAGFDVDLSPIADNEVLMNPQRYTYPACGITVRFSSLMRLSDYPCLLTPEPVTATMMTNIIALNKEAPGSPVRGCKNCAACMIDAKHEYCQWRESV